The Streptomyces sp. NBC_00286 nucleotide sequence CCGGCCCCTACTTCCGCTGACGGCTTCCTTCTCCGGCGCGGGTACCCGGACGCATCGAATGCACTCAGAGCTCTCATTGCGTGCCCCGCCGAAAGAGGGACGCTGGAAGAGCAGGGCACGCAGCCTGTGCCTACTGCATCCTCCAGGAGGTGTCATGTACAGCAAAGTCACCATCGCTGGTCACCCCATCCACCCCATGCTCATCGGCTACCCGGTCGCCTGCTACACCGGCACGCTGGTGGGCTTCGCCGTCTACGCGGCCAACGGCAACCAGTTCTGGCTCAACCTGGCCATCGCCTTGAACGTCGTCGGCGTCGGCGGTGCGCTGCTCGCCGCCCTGCCCGGATTCGCCGACTGGGCCTTCGGCATCCCGCGCGGCTCCGCGGCCAAGACCGTCGGCCTGGCACACGCCGGCCTCAACGTCGCCGCGCTCGCCCTGTTCGCCATCAACCTGGGAACGTACGCCAGCCACTGGAACGGCCCCGCCACCGGAGCCACCCGCGGACTCGCACTCGCCGCAGCCGGACTGGCCTGCACCCTCGGCGCCGGCTTCCTCGGTTGGATGCTCGTGCAGAACTACCACATCGGCATCCGCCTCACCCCCACCCAGGAACGCGACGAACTGACGGTGCAGCACACCAAGGTGATCGGCTTGCACCGCAACCGAGCGGCCTGACCGACGAGCCCCGGAGAACCACAGCCCCGTCGCCAAGCAACCACGAGTACTGCGAAGCCGCCAGGGGCGTGTACGCGGCCGGGGACGTGGCCCGCTGGTACAACCCGCTGTTCGGGACGTCGATGCGGATCGAGCACCGTACGAACGCCGCCGAGCAGGGCATGGCCGCCGCCCGCAACCTGCTCGCCGCGCCTGACGCTCGCAAGCCGTTCGCACCGGTGCCGTACTTCTGGTCCGACCAGTACGACATGAAGATCCAGGCGTACGGACACCTGCGCGGCCACGACGAAGTCACCGTCGTGGACGGGGAGTTGACCGAACACCGCTTCATCGCCGCCTACCGCACCGGCGACAAGCTCACCGGCGCCCGCGGACGGGGCCCACGCTCAGGGTGAGTTCTTCTACCCCGACACGGTGCCCGCGCAGACGGCTCTGGTCGCGGGGCTGTTGGGGCGACTGGCTCAGCCGCTGGAGGGCTGAGTCAGGGTGCACGACACCGCCGCCCGACCGGCGTTACGGTTCGGGGCGTGACCACCTTGCTGATCGTGCATCACACGCCCTCGCCCAACTGCCAGTCGATGTTCGAAGCCGTCGTGTCCGGGGCGACGGATCCGGAGATCGAGGGCGTACGGGTCGTACGGCTCGCCGCGCTGTCCGCGACGGCTTCGGACGTACTGGCCGCGGACGGGTATCTGCTCGGGACTCCTGCGAACCTCGGCTATATGTCCGGCGCCCTCAAGCATTTCTTCGACCAGGTCTATTACCCCTGCCTGGACACGACACGAGGCCGCCCCTTCGGCTTTTACGTGCATGGCGGAAGCGACGTGACCGGGGCCCTGCGCGGGATCGAGTCGATCACGACGGGGCTCGGCTGGCGCCGCGCGGCCGAGCCGGTGACCGTCACTGGTGAGCCGGGCAAGGCCGACATCGAGGCTTGCTGGGAGCTGGGTGCGACGGTCGCGGCCGGGTTGATGGAGTGACCGCCGGCGCCTGAGCGGTCACTCGTCCCGTGTGCGTCATTGCGTCAGGAGGACTGGTCCATGGTTCAGGCGACGGTGAGCGTCCAGAGCAGGTTGGTGCTGGTGTCCCACGCCCATTGCTTGGCGGCGGAGCCGGAGGGCACGTTGCCGCCGCTGTCCAGGACGAGGCCCGTGGTGCGGTTGGCGATGGAGTAACGGCCGTCGCCGCGGTGGGTGAGCTGCCACTGTTGGTTGGTGTGGCCGTTCCAGTCCTGTTGGCGGACGGTGGCGCCGTTGGCGGTGGCGCCCCAGCCGTCGGCGACCATGCCGTTGGTGCGGTTCTCCAGCTTGTAGTAGCCGTTGCCGAGGTCGACCGCGTGCCATTGCAGGTCGGCGTCACCGTCCCAGGTCCGCTGCTTGAGGTCGGAGCCGCCGGGGACGTCGCCGCCGCCGTCCAGGGCCAGGCTGTTGGTGACGTTGGTGATCCTGAACGAGGCCGACGGGTTGAGGATCACCTTCAGCGAGGTGATCTTCTTGCGGATGTCGGTGCTGTCCGCGGTGAAGGTCCACGAGGTGCCGGTGAAGTCGTCGCGGGAGTAGCCGATGATCCGGTAGCCCGGAGCGAGCTTGAGTGAGGAGAGGGTGCGCGGCGGCATTCCGGCGAGGGTCAGTTCTTCGGCGGTGTAGCTGCCGAGGGCGAGTACGGCGGTGTTGCCGCGGTAGCCCGCGTCTTTGAAGAGCAGGGCGCCCGTGAGGGGCTGAAGTACGGGGATCCGGCCGGAGAAGCGGAGCTTCAGTACGTACGCGGGGGCTTCGAACGGCGCCGTCGGCGGAAGGGTCACCTTCAACCCGGTCTCGTCCTGGGCCGGGGTGGGGAGGTCGATGTACTCGCCGGCGGTCGAGTCGAGCAGCTGCACCGAGGACAGCGAGTCCAGGTCGATCCGGTCGGAGCTGAGCGTGGTGATCGTCAGCGAACTGCCGGGCCAGCCGAGGACCGTGGCGTACAGAACGGTGCCCGCCTTGTCGCGGGTGAACCGGATGTCCCGCGCGGTGCCGGCCGTGGGCTTGGTGAAGGAGCCGCCGCCCATCTTCGTCGGGCCCTCGCCGTACGCGCTCCAGGCCCGGGTGCCGTAGATGGACTCGCCGAAGCGCTTGAGGTAGTCGCCGATGCCGAGCAGGAGGTCGCGCTGGCCCTGCGGGATGGTGCCGTCGGCCTGCGGCGCGATGTTGAGCAGCATGTTGCCGTTCTTGCTGACCCGGTCGATGAACGAGTGCAGCATCTGCGCCAGCGTGTAGTAGCCGATGCCTTCGGTGTAGCACCAGCTGGAGCTGGAGATGCTGTCGTCGGTCAGCCAGTAGGGAGCGGTGAGGTCGGCCGGGCCGCCCCGCTCGAAGTCGAAGACCTGGCCGTGGTTGTTGAAGCCGTCCTTGTAGGTGGCGACGACTTCCTTGCCCCACTTGTCGGCCTGGTTGTAGTAGTACGCCAGGAAGTTCAGCCGCTGCCGCTCGTCGACCTCGGTCAGGTTGAAGTCCTGCCACAGGATGTCCGGTCTGGCCCGGTCGACGACCTCCTTGAGCTTGTCGTACCAGAGCTGGTTCTCCTGTTCCGGACTCAGCTGCCCGTAGAACTTCTTCAGGCTCGGGTCCGACTGGGCGGGCGCGTGCTCGTAGAAGCCGGTGAAGTTGTACGCGTGGTGCATCGCCACCAGCAGCTTCAGCTTCCTGGCGCGGATGGCGTCGGTGAACAGCTTCAGCAGGTCAAGCCGCGGGCCCTTGCGCACGGAGTTCCACTCGTTGACCTGGCTGTCCCACATCGAGTAGCCGTCGTGGTGCTCGGCGACAGGACCGGCGTACTTGGCGCCGGCGTCGACGAACAATTGGGCCCACTCGTCGGGGTCGAAGTGGCCGCCCTCGGACTTGAGCTTGGGCGCGAACTCCTTGTGGTTGCCCGCCAGGTCGTCCGCCCCGTTGACGAAGTTGTGGTACGGCCACGCGGACGGGCTGCCATACGTGGCGATGTGATGCCGGTTCGCCTTCTGGCCGCTCTGGTACAGGTTGCGCGGGTACCACTCGTTGTCGTACGCGGGCACGCTGAAGACGCCCCAGTGGAAGTAGATGCCGAACTTGGCGTCCCGGAACCACTCGGGGGCGGCGGGGTGTCGGTTCACGGAATCCCAGGTGGGTTCGTAGGTTCTCGGAGCGGCCACGGCACCCCCGGCCGCTAACACGTTGCTGGCCACGGTGGCCGCCACGACGGCCGTGGTGCCGGCCAGTAGTCTGCGCCTGCTGATCGAATGCGACATACGAACGAACGTCAGGCATGTCACTGGTTACTGTCAACGGGTGTGAAGGGATGAATGTGCCTGCCGAGCAGGCGAGTTGACCGTATTATTCCTTAACTGCCCTACTTATCAAGGGGAGACATCACATCTCTCTGACCGACAAGGCCATCGATCAGCTCCGTGAGCTGATCCGCTCGGGCGCGCTGCCGCCGGGGTAGAAGCTGCCTCCGGAACCGGACCTGGCCGCCCAGTTGGGGCTGTCCCGCAACCTGGCGCGGGAAGCGGTCAAGGCGCTGGCCGTCGCCCGGGTGCTGGAGATCAGACGGGGCGACGGCACGTACGTGACCAGCCTGCAGCCGAGTCTGCTGCTGGAGGGTCTCGGCGGTGCGGTGGACCTGCTCCAGAGCGACTCGGGCGCCCTGCTTGACCTGATGGAGGTCAGGCGGCTGCTGGAGCCCACGGCCACCGCACTGGCCGCGACTCGGATCTCCGAGGAGGGCCTGGCCGAGGTGAAGCGGCACCTGGACGCCATACGGGAGGCCCGCGACGACGTCGAGCGACTCAACGCGCACGACGCGGCGTTCCACCGCGCCGTCGTCGCCGCCACGGGCAACGAACCGCTGGTCACCCTCCTGGAGGCCGTCTCGAGCCGCACTCTCCGGGCCCGCATCTGGCGCGGCCTGGTCGACGACCGGGCCGCGGGGCGGACCCTCGCGGAACACGAGGCGATCTTCACGGCCCTGTCCCGCCGCGACGCACCGCTCAGCCAGGCGGCCGCGCTGCTGCACGTCAGCAACACCGAGCAGTGGCTGAGCGCTTCGCTGGAGGAACGGTGACGAACCTGCGGGCCGGTGGGGGCTGGTCGCGCCCCGCGGCGGAGCCGCAGATCGACACAGCCCCGCGCCCCTTATGGGGCGCGGTACCGCACCGAACTTCAAAGGGCCGCCTAGTACACGTCGACCACCCGGGAGGATTCCGCCCAGGCGTGAACGTCGTCCTGTCTCACGCCCGCGGCGGTACCAGCCCCTGCCGTACGGCGAACAGGGCGGCCTGCGTCCGTGACGTGAGCCGGAGTTTGCGCAGGACGTTGCTGACGTGGGTGCGGGCGGTGCGTTCGCTGATGACCAGCTCGTCGGCGATCTGCTGGTTCGAGCGGCCCTCGGCGACCAGGACGAGGACGTCGCGTTCGCGGCCGGTGAGCGCGGCGAGCCCGGTCGGCGGGGAGACGATCTCCTGGGTGAGTCCCCTGGCCACCTCGGGATCGAGGAAGACCTCGCCCCGTGCGGCGGCACGGATCGCGGCGACCACCTCGCCCGCCTCCGCGTCCTTGAGCAGGTAGCCCGCGGCGCCCTGCGCGAGGGCCGCGTGGACGCGTTCCATCTCGCCGAAGCTGGTGAGCACCACGACCCGTACCTCGGGATGACGGTTCTTGATCACTCCGATCGTCGTCGCCCCGTCCATCCTCGGCATGAGCAGGTCGATCAGCACCACGTCCGGCAGTTCCC carries:
- a CDS encoding DUF2231 domain-containing protein, giving the protein MYSKVTIAGHPIHPMLIGYPVACYTGTLVGFAVYAANGNQFWLNLAIALNVVGVGGALLAALPGFADWAFGIPRGSAAKTVGLAHAGLNVAALALFAINLGTYASHWNGPATGATRGLALAAAGLACTLGAGFLGWMLVQNYHIGIRLTPTQERDELTVQHTKVIGLHRNRAA
- a CDS encoding flavodoxin family protein; the protein is MTTLLIVHHTPSPNCQSMFEAVVSGATDPEIEGVRVVRLAALSATASDVLAADGYLLGTPANLGYMSGALKHFFDQVYYPCLDTTRGRPFGFYVHGGSDVTGALRGIESITTGLGWRRAAEPVTVTGEPGKADIEACWELGATVAAGLME
- a CDS encoding alpha-L-fucosidase; amino-acid sequence: MSHSISRRRLLAGTTAVVAATVASNVLAAGGAVAAPRTYEPTWDSVNRHPAAPEWFRDAKFGIYFHWGVFSVPAYDNEWYPRNLYQSGQKANRHHIATYGSPSAWPYHNFVNGADDLAGNHKEFAPKLKSEGGHFDPDEWAQLFVDAGAKYAGPVAEHHDGYSMWDSQVNEWNSVRKGPRLDLLKLFTDAIRARKLKLLVAMHHAYNFTGFYEHAPAQSDPSLKKFYGQLSPEQENQLWYDKLKEVVDRARPDILWQDFNLTEVDERQRLNFLAYYYNQADKWGKEVVATYKDGFNNHGQVFDFERGGPADLTAPYWLTDDSISSSSWCYTEGIGYYTLAQMLHSFIDRVSKNGNMLLNIAPQADGTIPQGQRDLLLGIGDYLKRFGESIYGTRAWSAYGEGPTKMGGGSFTKPTAGTARDIRFTRDKAGTVLYATVLGWPGSSLTITTLSSDRIDLDSLSSVQLLDSTAGEYIDLPTPAQDETGLKVTLPPTAPFEAPAYVLKLRFSGRIPVLQPLTGALLFKDAGYRGNTAVLALGSYTAEELTLAGMPPRTLSSLKLAPGYRIIGYSRDDFTGTSWTFTADSTDIRKKITSLKVILNPSASFRITNVTNSLALDGGGDVPGGSDLKQRTWDGDADLQWHAVDLGNGYYKLENRTNGMVADGWGATANGATVRQQDWNGHTNQQWQLTHRGDGRYSIANRTTGLVLDSGGNVPSGSAAKQWAWDTSTNLLWTLTVA
- a CDS encoding response regulator transcription factor, with product MRVLIVDDHAVVRRGIRAYLEVLDDMEVAAEAADGQEALTRLDAMAAHRELPDVVLIDLLMPRMDGATTIGVIKNRHPEVRVVVLTSFGEMERVHAALAQGAAGYLLKDAEAGEVVAAIRAAARGEVFLDPEVARGLTQEIVSPPTGLAALTGRERDVLVLVAEGRSNQQIADELVISERTARTHVSNVLRKLRLTSRTQAALFAVRQGLVPPRA